AGGTGCCGGCCATGGCGGTCGCGTTGTTGGTGATCGTGATACCCGCGACCATCGTGTTGTTGGCCAGGGTCACCACGGTGCTGCCCGCGTTCGTAAGCACCGGGGGATTGCCCGCCGGAACAATGTTCACGCCACCGATGGTGAGGCCCGAGCCCTCGCCCACGAGCGTCTGGCCGCTCTTGAGCGTAATGCCCGCGTCGAGGCCGGTGCTGGTGCCTGTGCCCTCGTAGATAAAGATCGTATCGTTCGCCACGGAGGCGGCTTCGGCCGCGGCCAGGGTGTTGTAGGGCGCCATCATGGAGCCATCGCCGCCGCCGCCGACCGAGTTGTCCACAAAGATGTAGGTCGAGAGGTCCACCAGGTCGACCGTCACGGTCGCCGTGTCGGTGCCGCCGCTGCCGTCGTTGACCGTGTAGACGAAGGTATCGTCGGCGATGAGCAGCATGGGCGGCGTGTAGTTGAATGCGCCGCTCGAGAACATCTGCACGGTGCCGCCATTGGCGCTGATGATATTGCCCGCCGTTGCCGTGAGCGACATGGTCGCCGTCTCGGCGTCGGTGTCGTTGAGCAGCACGCTCATCGCCGGGGGCACGGCCAGGGTCATGCCCAGGTCACCCTGGTAGGTATCGTCCATGGCAACCGGATCATCGTTGACCGGCGTCACGGTGATCGAGAAGGTATCCGAGATCATGCCGATGGAGTCACTGAGGGTGAAGTCGAAGCTGTCGGAGGTCGTCTCGCTGCCGTCGTGCAGGTAGCTGATCCGGCCCAGGTTCACGTCTTCCTGGGTGAAGGTGTCGTTCATCAGGATCGGTGTCACACCGTTGAGCAGGAGCTGACCGTTGGCCGGTTCGCTGTCGACGGTGAACACCAGGTCCGTGACCAGCGTGCCGTCGTCTGCATCGGTGGCCTGCAGGAGGGAGTTGAGAATCGTCCCTTCCATCTCTTCGGCCACGACGAGCGCGTTGTTGTTGTTGAGCGTCGGCACGTCATTGACGCCGGCGATGTCCACGGTGACGGTGCCGATGGTAAAGCCGCCGAAGCCGTCCGAGACGCTGTAATCGAAGTGCACCTGCGCGGAATCGCCCTGCGCGAGGTTATTGAACTGGACGCGCGGGTCGTAGCTGAACGCGCCGGTCTGCTGGATGTCACGCACGCCGGGACCGCCCGTGCCCATATCGACAACCACAGAGCCCGAGGCGTTCGAGATGATCGACTGCATTTCGGGATCGGAGTCGTTGGTCAGCACGTTGCCCGTGAGCAGCGTATCCTCATCGATCATGAAGCTCTCGCCCATGACGATCGGGGCGTCGTTGACACCAAACACCGTGAAGGTGACCGTGGCGATGTTGCTCGCAAGCGGCTCGGTGTCGCTGAGCTGGTAGGTGAAGCTGACGATGGCGCTCTCGCCGGTGTTAAGCGACTGGTAATCGGTGGTCGGGTCGTAGGTGAAGCCGCCGTTGCCCGCGCCGAAGGTGGTCATCAGCGTGCCCTCGCCGGCGCCCAGCGCCATGACGATACCCGGGGTCAGAACATCCATCTCCGGGTCGGAGTCGTTGGTCAGCACGCTGTCCATGAGGATGGTGTCCTCATCGATCAGGTAGGGATCGTCTTCCGCAATCGGCGCGTCATTGATGCCCATGACGGTGATCGTGACACTGCCGGTATCCATGGCCAGCAGCGGATCGGTCACTTCATAGTCGAAGTTCACCGCCACCATGGCGCCGGTGGTCAGGTCGTTGAAGTCCATGCGCGGGTCGAAGGTAAAGCTGCCGTCGCTCACAACATCCAGTTCCCCCATTGCCGGAGGCATGGGGACCGCAACGCGGAGCACATCGTTTTCAACATCGACGTCATTGGCCAGCAGGCCCATCGCGGCATTGACGCTGAAGAACGTGTTCTCGTCGACCACATAGGTCAGGTCATCGGCGGCCACAGGCGCATCGTTGATGCCCGTCACCACGACGATGGCCGCGCCCTGGGTCAGTCCGCCCACGCCGTCGCTCACCGTGTAGGAGAACTGCACCGGAAGGGTCTCGTTCTGGCGCAGGTCTTCGAACTCACCGTTGGTATCGAAGTCGAAGGTGCCGTCGGCATTGACGCTCACCAGGCCGCGAACCGGATCCGTGTTCATGGAAACGGTGATGGTCTGCCCCTCGGCATCGCTGTCGTTGGCAAGCAGGCCATCGGGCACCATGGGAAGCGAGCCATCGGCGTCGGTCGCGCTGAACATGCCCTCTTCGTCCGTGTTGTAGCTCTCGGTCATCACCAGCGGAGCATCGTTGATGCCCGTCACGGTGATGGTCACCGTCGCAGTGTCTTCACCGCCGCGGCTGTCGATGGCTGTGTAGTCAAAGGAAACAACGGCGCTCTCGCCGTCGCTCAGATACTGAAAGTAGTCGCCGGGGTCGTAGGTGAACCCGCCGGGAGTGGTGGCGGGCAGATCATCGATGATGCCGTCACCGTTGTTGTCCGTGAAACCGCCGATGCCCAGCGTGCCTGCATCGGGGGTGTCGACGCCATCGACCCGGATCACGCTGTGGACGACGATCGTCAGCGTGTCGAGGTCGAGGTCCTCGTCATTGGCGAAGAGACTCTCGTCGACTTCCAGGCTGTTGGCCGGGAGGCGCACGCGCAGCTCGCTGTCCTCATCGGTCTCGTAGGCGTCGTCCTCCAGCGTGGGAGCACGGTTGTCCGGGAAGGCGAGGCGAACGGCTTCCTTGAGCTTGTCGTCACAGCCACTGAGTACCAAAGAACTGAGCAGCAACGCCGCGATCAGACCTTGTCGGCAAAAAACGCCCGCATAGCGAGCGAAGGCACGCAAAATCATCCCCATCATGTCTCCCCTAATATGCTCCGGGACCGACCGGCGCTTGATGCGCTTTTCGGCCGCTGTACGCAGCTCTCCCGCGTCCGGCTGCCCCGGTTCCGGGCAGTCTGACAAACACGACTCACCGGGTCAACGCTCGGCCCCAGAACAATTCGGGCTTGCCCACGCCCACCGCTTGCCCTAGTCTGGGGCAGGATCCGAATTGGGGGAGAGTTTCTTCGACGCAAGCGAAGTCCAGACCGGATCAGTTTCTGAACTACGTCGAACTCTCGGGGGTTTGCATTCGTGCCAGTCAGCGCTTTTTCGATGCCTACGCGTCGCTCCAGGGCATTGGGCACCCGTGCCCTTCGCTCGCTCTTTGCGTTCTTCTTCGCTGTGATTTGTCTCACGGCGATGGCCGGGCCCGCCCGCGCCCAGGGCAACAACGAACCGGTTGACCCCGACGCCTACCGCAAG
The nucleotide sequence above comes from Chrysiogenia bacterium. Encoded proteins:
- a CDS encoding tandem-95 repeat protein; its protein translation is MGMILRAFARYAGVFCRQGLIAALLLSSLVLSGCDDKLKEAVRLAFPDNRAPTLEDDAYETDEDSELRVRLPANSLEVDESLFANDEDLDLDTLTIVVHSVIRVDGVDTPDAGTLGIGGFTDNNGDGIIDDLPATTPGGFTYDPGDYFQYLSDGESAVVSFDYTAIDSRGGEDTATVTITVTGINDAPLVMTESYNTDEEGMFSATDADGSLPMVPDGLLANDSDAEGQTITVSMNTDPVRGLVSVNADGTFDFDTNGEFEDLRQNETLPVQFSYTVSDGVGGLTQGAAIVVVTGINDAPVAADDLTYVVDENTFFSVNAAMGLLANDVDVENDVLRVAVPMPPAMGELDVVSDGSFTFDPRMDFNDLTTGAMVAVNFDYEVTDPLLAMDTGSVTITVMGINDAPIAEDDPYLIDEDTILMDSVLTNDSDPEMDVLTPGIVMALGAGEGTLMTTFGAGNGGFTYDPTTDYQSLNTGESAIVSFTYQLSDTEPLASNIATVTFTVFGVNDAPIVMGESFMIDEDTLLTGNVLTNDSDPEMQSIISNASGSVVVDMGTGGPGVRDIQQTGAFSYDPRVQFNNLAQGDSAQVHFDYSVSDGFGGFTIGTVTVDIAGVNDVPTLNNNNALVVAEEMEGTILNSLLQATDADDGTLVTDLVFTVDSEPANGQLLLNGVTPILMNDTFTQEDVNLGRISYLHDGSETTSDSFDFTLSDSIGMISDTFSITVTPVNDDPVAMDDTYQGDLGMTLAVPPAMSVLLNDTDAETATMSLTATAGNIISANGGTVQMFSSGAFNYTPPMLLIADDTFVYTVNDGSGGTDTATVTVDLVDLSTYIFVDNSVGGGGDGSMMAPYNTLAAAEAASVANDTIFIYEGTGTSTGLDAGITLKSGQTLVGEGSGLTIGGVNIVPAGNPPVLTNAGSTVVTLANNTMVAGITITNNATAMAGTSLTGMIEIDNVTANLTGGSGIDLASSSAALVVSNFTQTGTGVHGINVSNGQGNVTVSSSDLTVTQHGVQAVYTGTDSGDVSVTSTTITPGQSGLVASGALGPVNVVFQGNTVINAGAVALSLSFNGLAGHSATIGGSVMGDRNTFTNPASQTVRVSADNNAIVTMTDVIATNDVTTPGAEIMYLDAINGARIELDGNRAMGGLQAITYSNVLYGADMALETTPLVYFNNIAGTLTFTGDFGFFTDGIPGFSIDGYDSDGTGPTAPSLTINIGQNMMDMAQIRTDNAPAIEISDANLDVRLDMVESNGSTGDGIHLENVRGTFTVQGSTLIGNPAGDGIDLVNNAATTGFATVSGTLQVSSPSGDGVRGANLTGAVTLGVSDFVDAGDNALDFSGAIGQVNVGSLTTDNSAGSDINITANAGTRDFNFGTITVDNRGAEGIRINTAGGTFDAGVTTINNQNSPSTAAVLMQNSSTDVTLSALTINHNSDTGEGILLEYNTGDFRVTGTATVDSCNSESISIVGQNGGTVDLGTTMVTNRGLHGIYVESPAGMATLDFNATTFGAIAGGTEPAVELFGDAAGAVNSSSVTVNFNSLTVTDSGGVGVVMDDFGGTFQVGGTTSISNTAGAGVVVSGGTNGRIGRLDMGFTAMATTTLSGQGTTLGSIYVADGSSGTGQVLFDDVTINNRTGEGLEIFNTNIASGLVTTGTLTINNQTPVAVDGINITNSTIPVTIGVLDIDMNMAAADGVVLNGYTGTFTVSGTTDILDPGQLGIEITGNTGTATFTGVTTIDGASDISIYYHAAAAGTRDINFGTVNVLNRGAEGLAMGTVTGGTVDVASLTIPNPSGAMTVT